The following are from one region of the Arachis duranensis cultivar V14167 chromosome 10, aradu.V14167.gnm2.J7QH, whole genome shotgun sequence genome:
- the LOC110276922 gene encoding 3beta-hydroxysteroid-dehydrogenase/decarboxylase-like, protein MVPIYTKINKELIQIYYIVNSYGNANSVVLEVQGAKNVISAGRECKVKRLIYNSSVDVVFDGFHDIYNGDESLPYPCKGLEKRRRPAAEATVVAVIVQALRVREASSLFAVVVIERDVVTGSREAMHHHRDSEDREQ, encoded by the exons ATGGTTCCAATATatacgaaaataaataaagagctAATTCAGATATATTATATTGTTAACAGCTATGGAAATGCAAATTCTGTAGTTCTCGAAG TGCAAG GTGCCAAGAATGTCATTAGTGCTGGTAGAGAATGTAAAGTGAAACGCTTGATTTATAATAGCTCTGTGGATGTAGTCTTTGATGGTTTCCATGATATATATAATGGAGATGAATCATTGCCATATCCATGCAAA GGgctagagaagagaagaagaccAGCGGCAGAAGCAACCGTTGTCGCTGTCATCGTTCAGGCCTTGAGGGTCAGAGAAGCTTCGTCGCTGTTTGCAGTCGTCGTCATCGAGAGAGACGTCGTCACTGGGAGCCGAGAAGCAATGCACCACCATCGTGACTCTGAGGATAGGGAGCAATGA